The Gymnogyps californianus isolate 813 chromosome 5, ASM1813914v2, whole genome shotgun sequence DNA segment ttttttggGGATGTTTGTAGTTGAAAGGGGTTATGTATCTTTTTTAGTGTAGTGAAACTGCTTTTGCAGACATACCCAGATTTCTCAGGTGGAAGGCTCCCTGAAGTTAAAACACGTTCAAACAAAACTCTTGTATTATTGtcctctttaaaaatagaaagaaaaaagaaaaatcacactgagtaaaatatattaaagacaatttaaaatcATGTCCATTCAAAGAAATGTGTACATTGAATTAAATATAAGGCTGATATTTTGACACCTGGATTTGAATTTcagcaagtagaaaaaaaatctgaacgCCTACACAAAAGTTTACCAACGTTAAATTCTACTGTGAATTTGTTATTTGAAAGTCTATTTTTGTTGATAGCGACAAACCGATTCTAATACAGGTTCTTTTATAACAGCACCGCTATTGCTTGGCATCTCTTCAGGATCTCTGTTTTTTTCCGTTTTCTTTAATTATCACAATGGCATATCTCGGTAATTTTAAATTTGGCCTTTCAATTCATCACTTCCCTTTTAAATTAGGGCAATATTAATAGACTTGTATGTTCCTCAGAAGTCTTCCCAAAATTATTAGACCTGGTTCCCAATGAGCAGTCAGCTCATATGTTGCCAGCTGGGGGAATGGAGTAGTTagtggttttgttcttaaaacTGCTAGTTTCTGCCCTGTCTCTCTCGCTGTGTATTTTACCATATCTTACATTTACAGGAGTTCAGACAtcaattttcttgtttttcagtaaagtCTGCTGGGTTGCTACAACAGAGCAATACACTGGCAAGTTctaagataattttttctgaTGGCACTCTATGGAAAGGCCTTGCAAATATTCATGTACacctaaaataatttcttgcaaaattaaatatactttgacttgaaaaaaaatctccctgtTTACAgctcacaggagaaaaaaagctctaAATCTGTTCAGACTTTcagagcctgaaaaaaaaaaggtactgtACTCTGACAGGAGAGGTTCACGTGCCTGGTGCCAACAGACCGCACTGGGAGGTTCAGAAGATCCAGCAGCACAGCTACCTGCAGCCGCTGCTCACACCGGCGGCGTGGAGGCTAGCTCACAAAACTGAGCGAGCAATTCGTAATAAAAACCAGCTTGTGTTACACCTCTGTGGTGTTATGCTACAAATACTGAGCTAGAATACTGAAGACATGAAGAAATACCCgaagaaatctgaaaatctaATGAGTACCTGGCAGACAGGACTGTGCAGAGGAAGAGCCTGGGATGAactgctctcctccctcttctctaACTCCCCGTGAAACAGGACCAGGACAGTTCCACACAAAGGCCTCCGtcagcccctgctccccacaGCAGCTTGGGTTTCTTTTAACATATTAACTCCCGCATCAGGGAATCCCACACAGAgacctgccgccgccgccgccgccgccaccacctcCTGCCCGGGGCTCCCCGGCCCCCTGTGCCCCGAGTGCTGGCAcgggcagggagctgcctgccttgcccctgccctgctctttGCATTGCAAACCGGCTCGCCGGCAACTTCCAGGCAGGACCAATATTCACAATATTGCTTTTGTATCTTGCTCATCTCATCTATTCGGGGAGAACGAGTTTAAATTAATTCTAGTAGGGACCAACTAATCCCTCACTCCTCTCACGCTGATGTCAACCTCCTATGGATCTCTTTCCTCGGGATTTGGATTTCTCAGTGTACTGCCCACTGTTCACAGCAGATGCTGTAAAACTGCTGCAATGCAAGTGAGTTACAATCTTGAAAGTTCACTCTCCTCTATTCAGTAGAATCAAGATCTAATGTCAGTGTACTTCTGGAACttcagtaaggaaaaaacagcaggttttgttttcaaattaactGCTGAGTTTCATGAAGAGGTTTCATTGCTCTTCAAGAAGAATTAAAACTAAAGTACAAAGAACTTGGCCTGAACCTAAACTCACACAGAAGGCAGATTAATGCTTCATTAGACCTCTCAAAGCTTAAAGCTTACCATTAAGGTGAGAAAGGTAGTCGATATATGCCAGTACATATTCTGGAATGTCCCCATATTTTTTCAGCCCTAGCTCAAAAATCTTAAAGGCCACAGACTTATcctgcaaacattaaaaaaaaaaaaaaattagcttcaGTGAGCTATGCACCCTTCTGACACTTCTTTAATATCAAATTGAGCATCTACGATTACCTTACTACAATAATACTCCATTAAAGCTGCTGTAACATAGACGTGATGGCGGGTCCGGGCatcctctcttgctttcttaaaTATCATTCTTCCAGATTTTATGCCTTCTGCTCGCCTTGCAAATTTCATATATTGGATATAAACCTAAGGtgcatattaatatttatatatagtaTCAGTGCTAACAAAGAATACTAAGGTATAATAAAGTTTTTTACTATATCTGAAATAATCTTTACTCACAAAATACAGCTAATAAGTCATAATAGAAACAAGACACTGTTGTGCCTCTATGTTGTTTTGCTATAAATTCTGAGGCAAAgctttttatatacttttttttttttaaatggaatataCCTAAGACTGATCCCCTGAAATGAGAATAGTTAATGCATAGATTTTTCACGGAAGGGGAGGTAAGTAGATGAATGTAATTTACATAAGCTGGTGCCTTCAGAGAACTAGAGGCTTATTGTAAAAGTGGTAACTTTCTAATAAAGTTAAGACATCCATAAGGCTAAAGAATAGTCAAAAGGCCTGATGAAGCATTTTACTGTACATTATACAATCCAGGATACAAATCATCCtgtctgcaaatatttatacCCGATCAAGGAAATAATGAATGTGCTATTTAATTCAGTGGTGAATTTgtgatttgcatttctttgggATTTAACTTTCCTTCACTCTGACTTAGATCACAAATAAGAGCATTCCTCAAATAGGAGGAACTGGTACATGGTTTctcagaaaatgtgtatttgggAAGCATTATGATCTGTCTTTACTGAATAGAAAGTGTCAGTAAATGGATACCTTCCCTCTGACACTGACCTGTTGTTTAATTTTAGACCCCAgacctttttccttctcatacTTTGTCGTGTCTATTTATAAACTAAATAACTTTTTGAGGGCAGGTTACTTCTCACACCATTTGTTCAGTACTAGCACAGCTGGCACTACAGACAATGTGGTTTACTATAGAACTTAAGCAGATGTACAGCAATACTCTGATACTTACATGGTGCATTACAAATTTATTTGCAAACTACATGTACACAGGATGGTGTATTTCTAGGTAGCGAGGACAATGGGCGATAGCAATGTGCTTTTAATCAGTTAAGGGGAGGCAAAGTGAAATTTTAGTTGAGCCAACAAAACATACACCAATTCTTCTGAGCTGCGTCATGAAATCTTTAATATCTTATATCTTCATCGCTTGTTTTAAGAGATTTTccaaaagagacagagaagtgCACATGACTTAGTGTATCTAAGTGGATTAAAGGCTATAATTGTCAACGTTGCTGAAATTTTAATCTAATTCTGTCATCTCAGTGCTCCACCTGCTCAATCATCCTTGTGACTCAATGAACTCCTGTAAGTACTTCCCCATTCTTTGCGCGTACTCAGGTGACTATCCATGCAAATGTGGAAAAACTCAATACTAAGGATCATCTTACCAGAGTGGGATCAATGTCTTCAATAGCCAGGAGTCGGTTATATATGCTGTGTACTTTCTCATACTTCATTCGACtctaagtaaataaaaaggaaatacagactGCTTGGCAATACTACTACAAATCACCTGTCAGAATGCAAAAAacaatctgaagaaaaaactacaatttttctgtttccttttttccccagttgaACACTATGTATGTCAGTCCTTTTACTCAGATGCATTTTCTGTCTCGTGCAATCATTTCTTTACTTCCCACATGAATTTCTCACTAGTGCTTATGTACATGCTTTTCAAGAGTCTCTGAAATCTTTTTCTAATTTAGAAATACTGCAGCAGAACTGCCATTGTAGGTGTTTGGGATAAGAAGACTGTTTCCTTTACCTCTGTCTAAAAGTAACGTGCAGACAGCTAGGAAAACCACCTTCTTTGCTCTCCAACCTACGCATTTCAAACAATCCATTCTgttccctgccagctgcagccctccaAGTTGTATTGGGCAACCTTAAAAAACCTAAATAGCCAGTACGCTTGGGATACAAGAGGCTGCGCTGAAAGCCAAggaaggctttttcttttaagggcAAAGgagtttttttgctgttgtccTCAGGATCTTTCTGCAAAGACTCTTCCACGTTATGATAGGTGGGCAAATTATATCCTGCAGAGGACTCCGTAGTCCTCATCTGATCACTGGGAAACGGCCTTTATTCCTGATGGTTCATGTGCAAAACCAGCCACTGTTGGGGCATCACTCATTACGGAGGCTGTGCAATAAGGCGGTAGCCTGGGTAAAGAGATTTCTCAAGAAAGGTGCAGGATAGGGTGCCTCCCATCTTCTGTCACAGCCATGCAAATGCAAACCTTAAACCCCCAAGAATTAGATAGGAAAGGTGTTCTTTATCcccattttaaaagtgaagaagCTGATGCTCTGGTAAATGTAAATCTATCAGCCTTTCAACTTCAtagtaatttgaaaaatacagtcaatATTTAAGTGGAAAGAcagaagattttcaaaaattttgtaACTCATACTATGggcttttcctctccattttgtCAGCTCAGTCTCAGAAACACTGAATGGGGTTAAGGCTAGACGAATCAGTAAATTAATTCTATAGAATTCTGTGTATTCAGTATGTTTCAAATAAATGACATTATTGATGGGAGATGTCTTTGGGTTTTAACGTCAGTACATCACTATTTTTGCTCACCTCTTCATAATCTGcatatgcaaaataaagaaGCATATTCTTCTTTAATAAAGTGCTGATCGCTCTTTCATAAATATTAGCAGCCTCATCACTGAAAAGTTTAGCATTGTTCATGTCCTGTTATAAAATAAGTATGATAATATAATTGTTCAGCATCTGTGACAGTGAAGGCCAATCTATGGAATATCTTCTGTGTGTGAAAAGTCCCAGTGAACTTCCATGCAGTGCTCAATAAAGAGACAATCATCTCCCCAGTACTTAAGGAATCACAAAATCAGGCCAAAAACCCCGCCCCAGACCTAAAACTGGCCAACACTGAAATAGTTTTTCGTAATTCTTATCtcaaatgcaattatttttatttcttaaaatagccccagttttaaaattctgaacatGGCACAACTTATGGTGCTAAATAATTTTCACACCCCCCTCCTTGGTTCTTAAgtatttgaggaaaaattaaCAGCGCACCATGTCAAAGCAAcgaaatcagaaagaaaaccaatgGCAATCTGCTTACCCCTTTTTCAGCTAGCAGTTTACTAGATTGCTCGAGGTACTGTGCAGCTTCATACCAGATATCTGGGTGATGTCCCAGAACCAAAAGGCATTGCTCATAGGCAAACATAACTGGGGggagaaaatgtaagaaatactCCTTGTATATTGTCACAGAAATGGTACCATCTTGCACAATGGAAGtatgaaatacaaaaaccagcaaatagACAATATTAACAGTAATTGGCTTTGAATACAACGATCACAACTGCAGTTCTTTTATATTACCAGGAACTTTATGAATCATAACCAGCAGCTAAAACCTGCCTCCTCCACCGAGGAAGAAGCAGAACCCATTCAAGAACACCAGCCATAAAATCAGGCTGTGATCCACCGTTTCCTGACCTCCAGTGAAAGTTCAGTGGCACATGACTACAGCACTGTCCCCCAAAATCCGTGTATTACTTTCAGCTTGGCTTGAGCAAAAACAAAagagtagtttaaaaaaaaaaaaacacaaacacccACACAATTCAAGAAACTTGATCAACTTCGGCTCCAGCATGAGCCCTGAACACTAAATCACATCATTACTTACGCTGGAGGTCATTAACGGAGCTAAGAAATACAATTCTACATGTCCTAGCGCAATATCTCATTACCTCTTTTTGTTATGAGAGTTTGATCTTCTGTACGCAGAGGATTGCTCTTTTCCCACTGGATGTACTTCTTCCACATGTCTACCTGCTGAGCCTCTTGTGGGGTATTTTGTGGGGGAACAGAGGGAGCATTGCGGTCCAGACCTTTCATCACTGTCTCATAttcctgaaacagaagcaaTGTTTTGAAGAGCAGATTTAAACACACTAAACACTTATTTTAGGTTATGCTCTACAAAActgatacaaatattttagcataCCAACTTTATTAGTCTAACACacacttttatttgaaaataagaacCAAGCTTAATGCTAGTTTGTAGAATTAAATAGAACAAAGAGAAGTCAACAGAAGGTTGTACCTTTGCTACACGTCGTGCATTCATATAATCTCTACTCCTGTCTTCAATCATCTTCTTAGCTAAGTGAATATTGATGCCCTGGAGAAGGGTGAAAAAAGGAATTGGGAATGTGCAATTTCACTTTGGAAATACTGAATCTCATTTCATACAGAAAAGAGCTTGAAAGGGGATGCAAAAGTGAGCAAGAAGgataaagttattttaaaatactgctctcGAAAGGTACTGCATTTCTCCTAATAAACGTATGGGCAAGAACTtatttatcagaaaataaactcaCTACTAAAAATCAACTGACCTGAAGCACCtcagtatatttttaatcacttacagctttcaaaaatacaatGAACTTTACATAAACCTGCTGGGGGAGAGAGTGGAAAGAATGTATTTgtgatttacatttttccttttaaatcacGGTCAGTGCCTAGTCAGAGAGAGTCACAGctccctgccttgctgctgcttgctgttcACCAGGTGAGACTGAGACAGCATATGAGCAATTCAGTTTTCTTGGACAAGTAGTAACAGAGATTGACCTCCAAGCTCAaagctctgccttctcctctgttCCTGAAGTAActgacagcttttaaaagaagttatatTCAATGCACACCCTGCTATATGTGTACCTTTGTCAGCTGAGACAGGCTCGAGACCTGTCACCGCAGAGAGTGACACCCCTCCAGGACCGCGCGCATGCGCATGGGGCTCTGCCGTGCTGCTGAGCCAGAGCAGCAGGGGATTTGGGGCAGCTGGGCCCCCAGGCACAACCCACATCTCAACATCCGCAACACAGGCCTGGTCACGGGGTCCCAGGCGTGAACAAAATCTCGAAGAACCACTCTTATGGCAGGATAAGCGACCGCCCCGCCTGTGTCCGAGTGGATTTTGTTGGCGTGGCTTGCCTGGACTTTGAGGAAGGTGGGCGCAGTTTTCAGTCCTATTCCCAAGAGGCACCCGAGCTGGGTACCAACTCATCACAGAAGCAAAGGTACCGCCTGGACTCACGCGGAGTGCTGTCTGGGATAGCTATCGGGGCCAGTCAGcacacaaaaccagcagtgCCCCATTTAACCCAGGACTGGGCGGAGGACGCAGCAATGTTCTCCTGAGATGCACTCCCAGCCTCGTGAGGTGCAGCCGTGCGGCTTTGTGAGCCAGAGATTGTCACTTCTCTGTCTCACTAGGGGTGTTACCACTTTTGGCCATTTGTTTAATTAAAGATACTGGTGACCAACAGGCTGATATTGCTACCTGGTGGCTCCTGGTAGAGCTAAAGGGAAGCTTGCGAGTATTTTAATTGCAGCAAATAGCCAGTACACTTTCATACTGAGACCTGCACACGATCTCTGTGTTGTTGGGCTACTGACGTGGCAAATCACTTCCCCCTCAAAGAGCCCTTCTGGTGAGGagcatttccttctctgtgtcAGGACACCCGTAAGTAGCACCCCTTTCCCTCGGGGCCAGCCTAGCGAGAACGGGGCGTGCAGAAACCTGTGTCCAAGCAGAGTGCCGGCCCTCAGCTTCCAGCAACTCTGAACAGCCCGAGGTACTGGTTTGTGTCACAGGCGTCAGCCACAGCTGCCTCAACTAGAAGAAGGTACGGAACAAATGTAGGGCAGGTTTCAGCTATCATTTTGACATTCTCCCTACTTACTAATGAAAGTAGTAGGAACCAGCAGTGACAGCCTTCATTTGCTAtgtgggaggggaagaggaggttTACAAGGAAGTTATACTGGGGATTTTCCTACGCAGGAGAAGGCATGTTGCTGGTTATCTTCCCTGGTGGTCAGCAGGCTACCAGTGGTATCCCTGAATACCGACAGGGTGATGAGCTGTTACAGTACACGCTTGTGGCTGCGGATGCCCAGAGGTACTCCCACTGGCTAAGCACAGTGGCCCTATTAACATCAGAGGTCACCAAGGCTACAACTTGCATAATTAGcaacaaggaaagagaaattgtCCCCTTCTTTCCTGCTCAGTGCACAGCTGACCCATAGCATGCCGGCACCTGCAACCCCGAGCGCAAGAGGCAGGACAAGGGAGGGTGCTGTATGAGCATCCCTGCTTGACAGTGCTGAGCACCAGGGCACCTACCCTCAGTTCTGCATTCCCACCTCTGCTGACTGGGGTAGGGTAACAAGCTGTTACCAAATATGTTTACAAATACACTATAAAGGTGCAGCTACAAATTAGCCTGCAAGGCCAATGAGCTGAGGTTACGCTTGCTGAAGACAGTGTGGTAGCAGACTCACCTGAATTGACGCTGTAATGGCTTCAGGTGAAGGATGGTGAGGAGCGTTTTATATGTACTTGAGACCGTATAACTTAATACCGTGAAGGAAGTCCAAACCTTCATAGCTGAATGCCATTTTACCCAGTTCAACTATAACTGAAAGGAGGGGAGTGCCTCCTTGGGGAAGTAAGCCCTCATTGCCAGCTGACCTGCTCTAGCTTCCATTAAATATATTCTCCATCATTGATGACAGTGATTTCTAATTCACTAGCAATTCCACTGGGCCAACTGGGAAATGGGACGGTTAAATGTATCCGATagaaagtctttaaaataaattaaaaaaattaactcagGTACCTGTAGAGTTTTGCCACAGGTCTTGGTACATACTGCACACGCAAAACGTGTTTATATTGCCAGTGATCTatttaaacataattatttAGTGGATACAGTTTGGGCACCATACTTGATTATAcgattattatttctttcttaatgtCACAAACAAATTTCATATTCTTGATTACCTCTTCGTATTTGTTATAATCTCTCCAGAGCTGTTCTATGTTTATCATTGGATTCACGCAACCACGCTGGTAAACCCTACGGACAGCTGTTATCCTCTGGTTTTCTGCATAAGATCCTACTGCTTCTCTAAATAGTGGGGAGAGAGATTAACGTCAGCTATTACAGATCATAACTGGTATGAACATCAACATTTATTAactgagcttaaaaaaaattcttttaaggTACTTACACGCCTTTCAAAAAATTGATGTAATCCACCCAGATCTATgtgagaaaaaatattacatataatGAAACCAATGTTTAGTTGTACTTGTTATaaagttagaaataaaatgtgttttgataaaaaaaacATACCTGGTATGACATGATTTCCATGCCAATCTTATCCAGAGCAAAATCATAAGCCTGAGCCATTttttctctgaggaaaaaaacaaaccacaaagaCCATAGAGCAAGtgtttagtatttaaaaaaatctttatttaagaGTATTCTTTTGTGCAGCAAATTCTAGCCAAACATTGAGGCATGAAAAGTATCATTCAACAGCTGCATGTAAAAATTGGCATTCAGATAGCTTTAAATTCTgcatttaggtttttttggtttttattgaagaaaattatttaaatcttttggtGGCAATCTAGCATACTAACAGTTCCTGagccccacccccccccccttaagtAAGCGGAAATCCACATATATTATGTGAAgttgagaagacagaaaacaactgCCCTCTACATCTTCTTAGCTGACGGATGTACCCgtggtttcttttttgtctcaGAATTCCCCAAACCTTATTGTAATTCTCCAGGAACACCAAAAAGCTGGGACAATTAGGAGTAGCTCCCCTGTGTGGAAACTGCCCAAAATCTTTCACATGATTTCTTATCCCCCcaaattcaaagtatttttccccaaatttaaaatgttcacaGAATATTTCCTTGGTCAAGTTTGAATGAAgacagctttttctctctcccacttTTCTCCTAGTTTCCTTTACTCAAACGTCTTTCAGTACCTTGCTACTTCCTTAACCAcattaacaggaaaaatagaGGAAAGTTATATTAGATAAAAAGATGGGGGGGTGCTGAtacttttttaattgtttcaaaacagtcttgtaaaaataaattttaaaaaactgattttttttctgttaatgcaTTAGTTACCTTGCCAGTTATAGTACAAAGAAATTATGGTGGGCTGGGAAAGAAACAGTTTATAGATGCTGAAAGGTACCGATATGTTTTGAA contains these protein-coding regions:
- the CSTF3 gene encoding cleavage stimulation factor subunit 3 isoform X1; translated protein: MSGEGAAGDQAAEYVPEKVKKAEKKLEENPYDLDAWSILIREAQNQPIDKARKTYERLVAQFPSSGRFWKLYIEAEIKAKNYDKVEKLFQRCLMKVLHIDLWKCYLSYVRETKGKLPSYKEKMAQAYDFALDKIGMEIMSYQIWVDYINFLKGVEAVGSYAENQRITAVRRVYQRGCVNPMINIEQLWRDYNKYEEGINIHLAKKMIEDRSRDYMNARRVAKEYETVMKGLDRNAPSVPPQNTPQEAQQVDMWKKYIQWEKSNPLRTEDQTLITKRVMFAYEQCLLVLGHHPDIWYEAAQYLEQSSKLLAEKGDMNNAKLFSDEAANIYERAISTLLKKNMLLYFAYADYEESRMKYEKVHSIYNRLLAIEDIDPTLVYIQYMKFARRAEGIKSGRMIFKKAREDARTRHHVYVTAALMEYYCSKDKSVAFKIFELGLKKYGDIPEYVLAYIDYLSHLNEDNNTRVLFERVLTSGSLPPEKSGEIWARFLAFESNIGDLASILKVEKRRFTAFKEEYEGKETALLVDRYKFMDLYPCSASELKALGYKDVSRAKLAAIIPDPVVAPSIVPVLKDEVDRKPEYPKPDTQQMIPFQPRHLAPPGLHPVPGGVFPVPPAAVVLMKLLPPPVCFQGPFVQVDELMEIFRRCKLPDTVDEAVRIITGGLPEIAVEGNGPVENNAMLNKAVKRPHEDSDDDEEKGSVVPPVHDIYRARQQKRIR